Genomic DNA from Peribacillus simplex:
AGGAAGCCTGCCCTTAAAAAGTGAGTTATTTTAAAATTACTAGATCTAGACTTTTATTCTATTAGCTTTATAACTATATTGTACACATACCTCTTATTTGGACGGCTATTATAATCTGAGTTTTTTGTTTTTAGGAATGGATTTTTAAATGTTTTTACATCTAAACTTAGACAATAGGGAAGAGGATGCAGGATGGTTTATATAAAAATTTTATTATTTATTGGAATCAGTGCTTGTTATTTGTTAACCGGATATTTGTCTTTCTTGAAAGAAGAAAGAAAAGAAAAAAGTAAGCAGAATCAATATGATATTAATATTTAAACTCCTGCAAAATTAATTCACTCCTGTTACCAAGTATCAACTTGTTGGGGAAACTACATTTTTCAGAAGCAAGGGACAATCCCCGACAATACTAGATAGGCTTTGTGAATCCAAAGGACCCATTATGAGAAAATAATTAGATGTGGGACATGGTTTGCTGCGATGAATTATGTTTAAACCTTTGTCCTTTCCATGGTTTTGAAAATACCTTTCAATTTGTTACTCGTTGTATGATTTGATAATGGGAAGTTGAAAAAGTACTTACATTGATAGAAGGATTATACATGAATCTATGGATTTTGTAATTTTCCTTATTTATAAGCTGCTCTGATAAATAAATTGAAAATATGTAATCATTTAGTTATGATTCAGATAAATAAGAATATCGACGATTGTTCGTTTTGCACATATGGTATCTTAACTAAAATGATAGCCAAAAATGCAAACACTCTCTTATTTCTTAACCATATTTACTATTCGGAAATGACTCGGATTTTCTGTGTGGTTCCCATGCCATTAAAAGATTTTTTAGCGCTGGTTCCTTTATAATCCTTAGCTTTTTAATTTTCTCCATGCTGTAAATACTATTATTTAGACCCCTTACAGTAAGAAAATTTATGGGTAATCATGATTATTAAAATGTTGAAAAGCATTAAAAGGAGAGATATGAACTGTGATTAATCTTCAGCATACAAAAACTAATAGTTACCTCCCATTGCAGCCGGAATTTGAAATTCTTACGGATTATTATTTAGAGCATAAAGAGAGAAATAAACAAAATCAATCTACTATCCTTTTTTATCAATTCAAAATGAAAAAAGATATGTTCAATGTCATCACAGTTATACCTGATGGTTGTATTGATATCCTATTTTGCTGTAATGAGAAAGCACCATTCGCTAATGTATGTGGAAGCGTATTACAGACCAAATCGATTAATCTTCATGCCGACAATGAATACTTTGGGGTAAGGTTCATGCCAAATCAAGAAACACATAAAATGAATTACTCCATGAAAGAAATAATCGATAAAGAAGTGCCGTTACTTGACATGGTTTCATTGGATTCCCAGATTGTTGAAAGACTAATCTCTGAGCGGAACTTTTTAGGTAAAATTAATCTATTTAACGAAACAATTAGAAAGTTTATTTTTAATGTCGATTCATCCTCTAAAGCAATAGAATATGCACTACATAATATTTACATGAATAGAGGAAATATCACAATGATCCAATTGGCAAAAGAGATGGGGTATTCAACTAGATATTTGCGTAAACAATTTGAAGAACATGTAGGGATTTCACCAAAATTATTCAGTCAAATTGTGAGGTTCCAATCTTCCATAAGCATGCTCCTCAAAATCAATCACTGTACGCTCAAAGATGTTATTATGGAAAATGGCTATTATGATCAAGCACATATAATAAATGATTTTAAAAATTTTGGTTATATGACACCCAATAAATTCACTGAAAAATTCTCAGCAGGGTATACATATTCTAGTTTGTAAACAACGTGGGCGAATGAAGATGATATAAGTAGCTCATACAAAAGAGAGCAAATACGTGCACATAAAAACCTGTTTAAACAGACGATGAAAAATGAGTATATTTAGAAATGGCCTTTTCTCGGTATTAAATCGGGGAAAGGCCGTAAATTTTTCTCCGAATTTCTTGATCTTGTTATCAGGCTTTGGTTGTGGATTGGAGACCTTAATCTGAGTGAATCAAGGCATTCTTGCAAAAGTTTTCCGTTAGTTGAATCAATTTCAAAGTATATCTAAGACTGCTGATAAATAGGAAAAGTAGAGCCCTGTGCAATGAAAGTAATTCAGTAAAGTATCGCTACATGCTGGTATGAAAGCTTCTTCTCTCATAAATGACAGAAAAATTGTATCGGCCTCTGCCAAAAACCATGGAAGCAGCATGTCAGGCTATCGGTCAATACATTAATTACTATTATAACGAGAGATTTCAGGGTTATCAAAAGCTTTTGGCATGGCTCCTATGCATAAAAATCCTAAATACTACCGAATCTCTTCGGCCATAAAAAGGCTTTTTTTTCGTAGTCATTCGTTGAAAAGTCTATAAATATTTACATTCAAACAGTTTCATTCAGGTTAAATTATCTAAAAAATAAAAATTATCTAAATGTTCCGCTTTCTCCAATAAAAATATTTTTGTTTTTGATATTGTTTAATTAGCAAATTGAAATACTTTATTGAGTTTTGGATCTTTTTATAACACTTGAAACAAAACGATTATAAAGTATTTATCAATTCTTTTTAACGAGAGTTAATAAGAATTGGTGAAATTTAAAAGTATCTTGTTAAAAATTTTTTCACAAGGGGAGAGTTACTATAACAATGACAAAAGTATATCAACTGTTTATTAATGGAAAGTGGGTTGATGCCCTCTCGGGTAAAACATTCGAGTCAATTAATCCAGGTACGGGAAAAGTAAATGCTATTGTGGCAGAAGCCGGAGTGGAAGACGTAGATCTTGCAGTAAAGACAGCGCGACAAGCGTTTGAAAAAGGTCACTGGGCAGAGATGGATCCAAGCGAGCGCGGGCGCTTGCTGTATAAGGCTGCATTAAAAATGCGGGAAAAATCTGATTTTCTTGCTGAAGTAGAATCGTTGGATAATGGACTGCCTATTAAAGAAACAAAATTTATCGCCATGCCAGCGACGATCGATGTTTTGGAGTTCTACGCTGGATTAACAAACAAAGTACATGGAGAAACCTTGGCATCTCCGGGAAACCGACTTAATTATACGTTAAGAGAACCACTCGGCGTTATTGGCGCAATTGTTCCGTGGAATTTCCCTTTAATGCTAACAATGTGGAAGCTGGCTCCAGCGCTTGCAGCAGGAAATACTTTGGTCATTAAGCCAGCTGAACAAACACCGGTCAGTATATTGGAGTTAGTTAAAATATTCAAGGAAGTAGGACTGCCTGACGGTGTTATTAATGTTGTTCCTGGTTTTGGACATACAGCGGGGGATGCCTTAGTTTCTCACCCGGGGATTGATAAGATTGCCTTCACGGGATCCACTCGGACAGGACAGCTAATCATGCAATCAGCCAGTAAAAATTTAAAGCCCGTTACCTTGGAATTGGGTGGGAAGTCGCCAAACATAATTTTTGATGATGCGAGTTTGGAAGATGCAGTGAACATGTCTGCCTTTGGTATTTATTTTGCGCAAGGACAGGTATGTGCAGCGGGATCCCGCATATTTGTTCAAGATTCTATCTATGACCAATTCATGGACTTGTTTGTTAATAAAGCTCAATCAATACGTGTCGGCAACCCTCTTGAAACCACTACTCAGATGGGTCCACAGGTTTCAGATAAACAGTTACAGCAAATTGAAAAGTACGTATCGATTGGTTTGAAAGAAGGAGCAAAACTTGTGACTGGTGGAGAACGCTTTACAGAGGCAGGGGATGGTTATTATTTTACGCCGACAGTCTTTGAAAATGTTACAAACGATATGACGATTGCCCGCGAAGAAATCTTCGGACCTGTTGCTTCTATCATTCGATTTAAAGATGAAGCCGATGCTCTTGAAAAAGCAAATGATACCGTTTACGGACTGGCTTCAGGGGTTTGGACGAATGATTTGAAGCGTGCTCATCGAATGGCCCGCGGAATCAAAGCCGGAACAGTATGGGTAAATTCATACAGTTACTTAGATAGCGTAGCACCTTTTGGCGGTACAAAACAGAGTGGCTTTGGACGTGAATTGGGAACACAGGCTATGGATATGTATACTCAAACGAAGCATGTGTGGGTTGACCTGAATGAAAAAGCCTTGAACTGGTATGGAGGATAAAATTCACCTTTTATAAGCCAACTTGTTATAACACCCAGTTAAATTACGCTTAATTAATCCCCATTCGCTTGCAGAAGGTTTAATATCTCTCATGATCCGCCACGTATTTATCTTTGGAGGTGTATATTATAGAAACGCAAAAATCAAATGAGAGTGTACCAATCGCACCTGGTACAACAGATTTAAAGCGAACTTTAAAGATGTGGGATCTAGTTATTTTCGGGTTCGGATTTATGGCGCCAGTTGCTGCGATGTCACTATTTGGAATTATAACATTAGCTTCACAAGGACACTCTGTACTTTCCTATATTATTGGATTTGTTGCCATGTTATTTACAGCGTACAGCTTCGGGAAAATGGTGGAAGCTTATCCTGTTGCCGGATCTACTTATACTTATGCACAGCGTGCGCTTCATCCAAAGTTAGGGTTCATAGCTGGATGGGGAATGATACTCGATTATCTTTTAATTCCAATGCTGACTTTTTTAATCAGTGCTAATTTTGCGAACGCCCTTGTACCGAGTATCCCAATTTGGGCCTGGATTCTCATCTTTGCCTTACCTATTACAATTGTAAATATAATCGGTATAGAGATTGCAGCAAAAGTAAATTCAATCTTAGTCCTCCTCATGGTCATAGCTGTATTTACATTCATTATCAGTGCCAGCCAATATATTGTGAAGGGCAATCTTTCACTTATTCAATTTAATGCCCTTTATAACCCAGGTACATTTTCTAGTGGTGCGGTCATTAGTGGGGCTGCTATTGTTATTGTTGCCTACTTAGGGTTCGATGCCATTACTACGTTGGCAGAAGAAACAAATATAGAGGGAAAAAAAATTGGCTCGGCTATTATGTTTACCTGTATCATTCAAACCATTTTTTATGTTTCAGTCACGTATTTGGCTGTGATCCTGCTAGGAAACTATTTGTCTATTCAAAATCCAGATACAGCATTTTTTAATGTTCTTGATATTATTGGCGGTTTATTCCTTCAGACCTTCATTACACTTATGATCATAGTTTCTGGAGTGGCAAGTGCATTGGTAAGCCAGTCAGCAACAAGCCGGTTGCTTTTGGGTATGGGACGAGACAATGTAATCCCTATTAAGTTTTTTGGGTACATACATCCAAAATACAAAACTCCGGTTAATAATATTCTATTAGTGTCTATCTTGGGAATTATCGGTGCTGTATTAATGAACATGAAACTAGTATCAGATCTGGTATCATTTGGCGGGTTACTGGGATTTACTTTTGTAAATATAAGTGTGATTAATCACTATTATTTTAAAAATAGACAAAGAAATATCTTTAAGTTTTTAATTGTTCCGCTAATCGGTATATCGGTCTGTTTATATATATTATGGGGCCTTTCAATAACTGGAAAAGTGGTGGGATTTACATGGATGGGGATTGGTTTTATATATCTTATAGCAAGATCTGCGTATTCAAAAGAATTAAGAGGCATCAAACAAAGGCTGATCAACAAATTGGTTAAAGATGAAAAATATTAATTATTTTTTTAGAATATAAAATTAAGATACTATAGGAGGA
This window encodes:
- a CDS encoding helix-turn-helix domain-containing protein gives rise to the protein MINLQHTKTNSYLPLQPEFEILTDYYLEHKERNKQNQSTILFYQFKMKKDMFNVITVIPDGCIDILFCCNEKAPFANVCGSVLQTKSINLHADNEYFGVRFMPNQETHKMNYSMKEIIDKEVPLLDMVSLDSQIVERLISERNFLGKINLFNETIRKFIFNVDSSSKAIEYALHNIYMNRGNITMIQLAKEMGYSTRYLRKQFEEHVGISPKLFSQIVRFQSSISMLLKINHCTLKDVIMENGYYDQAHIINDFKNFGYMTPNKFTEKFSAGYTYSSL
- a CDS encoding aldehyde dehydrogenase family protein encodes the protein MTKVYQLFINGKWVDALSGKTFESINPGTGKVNAIVAEAGVEDVDLAVKTARQAFEKGHWAEMDPSERGRLLYKAALKMREKSDFLAEVESLDNGLPIKETKFIAMPATIDVLEFYAGLTNKVHGETLASPGNRLNYTLREPLGVIGAIVPWNFPLMLTMWKLAPALAAGNTLVIKPAEQTPVSILELVKIFKEVGLPDGVINVVPGFGHTAGDALVSHPGIDKIAFTGSTRTGQLIMQSASKNLKPVTLELGGKSPNIIFDDASLEDAVNMSAFGIYFAQGQVCAAGSRIFVQDSIYDQFMDLFVNKAQSIRVGNPLETTTQMGPQVSDKQLQQIEKYVSIGLKEGAKLVTGGERFTEAGDGYYFTPTVFENVTNDMTIAREEIFGPVASIIRFKDEADALEKANDTVYGLASGVWTNDLKRAHRMARGIKAGTVWVNSYSYLDSVAPFGGTKQSGFGRELGTQAMDMYTQTKHVWVDLNEKALNWYGG
- a CDS encoding APC family permease, which translates into the protein MYIIETQKSNESVPIAPGTTDLKRTLKMWDLVIFGFGFMAPVAAMSLFGIITLASQGHSVLSYIIGFVAMLFTAYSFGKMVEAYPVAGSTYTYAQRALHPKLGFIAGWGMILDYLLIPMLTFLISANFANALVPSIPIWAWILIFALPITIVNIIGIEIAAKVNSILVLLMVIAVFTFIISASQYIVKGNLSLIQFNALYNPGTFSSGAVISGAAIVIVAYLGFDAITTLAEETNIEGKKIGSAIMFTCIIQTIFYVSVTYLAVILLGNYLSIQNPDTAFFNVLDIIGGLFLQTFITLMIIVSGVASALVSQSATSRLLLGMGRDNVIPIKFFGYIHPKYKTPVNNILLVSILGIIGAVLMNMKLVSDLVSFGGLLGFTFVNISVINHYYFKNRQRNIFKFLIVPLIGISVCLYILWGLSITGKVVGFTWMGIGFIYLIARSAYSKELRGIKQRLINKLVKDEKY